A genome region from Vicinamibacterales bacterium includes the following:
- a CDS encoding formyltransferase family protein: protein MRIGLFGQAPFGAAVYERLRERGHSIVGVYGPMEKGKPDPLAEAARRDGVTLVQPTRWQRKGNTDEEAFEGYAATEPELNVMAFVTQIIPMRILDYPSRKTIQYHPSLLPKHRGRSAINHALLQGDTETGLTIFWVDEGIDTGPVLLQKRFPIGENDTVNSLYRERFFPLGVDALADAVDLVAAGTAPRLAQDESAATYEAPWEGDVAEIDWAKPAQIVHNFIRGSCRQPGAWTTVVGSMVRLYDSRMVGEAGGVPGTVVAVGEEGVTIACSDGAICVQDAMPDGGRRRPTREWAVEADVSIGTTCG from the coding sequence ATGCGAATCGGTCTTTTTGGTCAGGCACCTTTTGGTGCGGCAGTCTATGAGCGTTTGCGAGAACGAGGACATTCGATTGTCGGTGTCTACGGCCCGATGGAGAAAGGCAAACCTGACCCGCTCGCCGAGGCTGCTCGTCGCGATGGCGTTACGTTGGTCCAGCCCACGCGGTGGCAACGGAAGGGAAATACTGACGAGGAAGCGTTTGAGGGGTATGCCGCGACTGAACCGGAACTAAACGTCATGGCATTTGTCACACAGATCATCCCAATGCGTATTCTCGACTATCCCTCTCGTAAGACAATTCAATATCATCCAAGTCTGCTCCCGAAACACCGTGGTCGGAGTGCCATCAACCACGCATTACTCCAGGGTGATACTGAGACTGGGCTGACGATCTTCTGGGTTGACGAGGGAATCGACACAGGGCCGGTTTTGCTACAGAAACGCTTCCCGATTGGAGAGAACGACACTGTAAATAGCCTGTATCGTGAGCGGTTTTTTCCGCTGGGGGTTGATGCGTTGGCTGACGCGGTTGACTTAGTTGCAGCCGGTACGGCCCCTCGACTTGCTCAGGACGAAAGCGCAGCCACTTATGAAGCGCCTTGGGAGGGCGATGTGGCGGAGATTGACTGGGCCAAGCCAGCGCAAATCGTGCACAATTTCATCCGGGGTAGTTGTCGGCAGCCCGGGGCCTGGACGACCGTTGTTGGTTCAATGGTAAGGCTGTATGACTCACGGATGGTGGGGGAGGCTGGTGGAGTCCCGGGCACAGTAGTCGCTGTGGGCGAGGAGGGGGTTACGATCGCCTGTTCAGATGGTGCTATCTGCGTGCAGGACGCAATGCCAGACGGTGGTAGGCGTCGTCCAACTCGCGAGTGGGCGGTTGAGGCGGACGTGTCCATCGGAACAACCTGCGGGTAG
- a CDS encoding tetratricopeptide repeat protein: MALSTMPKNYWPMSGGWWSGPNGSKPIATRVPNLTNYWSRTLNPPVAVLMFVGLAGLTSGCAAQESGGGRSHDDGTGGPAATFVGREVCASCHADETELWEDSHHDLSMQPASAETILGDFSGVTITQVGITSTFFERNSQFIVQTEGPDGILQDYPVVYTFGADPLQQYLVEFPGGRLQALSLAWDSRPADAGGQRWFHLYPDEEIAPDDPLHWTSPNQNWNYMCAECHSTSIDKNFRLAENRYETTWAEIDVSCESCHGPASAHVSWARALIDGELRTDIPSSGLTLSLKDEPPVAWVFDIESGVAVRTPPRNSRVEIETCARCHSRRSALTDDYVYGRPLMDSHRPALLDSPLYHPDGQVLDEVYVYGSFLQSKMFAAGVTCSDCHDPHSLKVRGTGNAICAGCHLPAKFDVPEHHFHKVDSPGARCVECHMPATQYMVVDPRRDHSIRIPRPDLSISLATPNACNICHTDQSNQWSTDAIEGWYGPDRSSAPHFGTAIYAGRQGLPGAAEALRRLADNPVIPPIVRATAFSLLERDFTPESLFVVRRALTDPDPLVRAAAVSTLGLVQTEVRSELVVPLLTDPVRAVRLEAARVLAGVPLDRLSDSQRVTLTSTLEEYRVSQLTNADRAETHLNLGVLAVQLGRYDDAEGAYRTALRLDSGFVAAHLNLADLYRQQGREAEGEQVLRDALAVTEEPAHVEHSLGLLLVRQGRLPEALRVLRSAAERRPDLSRYVYVYGVALQSTGNVLGALEVLSAAHERHPEDRDLLIALITMHRDAGSRELALEFARKFTEISPRDAVARQLLNDLAGGVR, from the coding sequence ATGGCATTGTCTACGATGCCAAAGAACTACTGGCCGATGTCCGGCGGATGGTGGAGCGGGCCAAACGGCAGCAAGCCAATCGCAACACGAGTGCCGAATCTTACTAACTATTGGTCTCGAACGCTTAACCCACCGGTCGCAGTTCTGATGTTTGTCGGACTGGCGGGGTTGACCTCAGGCTGTGCTGCACAAGAATCTGGGGGAGGCAGGTCGCACGATGACGGCACGGGTGGCCCAGCTGCAACGTTTGTTGGTCGAGAGGTGTGTGCATCGTGCCATGCAGATGAAACCGAGCTCTGGGAAGACTCGCATCACGATTTATCAATGCAACCTGCGAGTGCTGAGACCATCCTTGGCGACTTTAGTGGTGTAACGATCACGCAGGTTGGCATCACGTCGACGTTTTTTGAGCGGAACAGTCAATTCATTGTGCAAACCGAGGGTCCGGATGGGATTCTCCAAGACTATCCGGTGGTCTATACGTTCGGGGCTGATCCGCTTCAGCAGTACCTCGTCGAGTTTCCCGGCGGCCGTCTCCAGGCTTTGAGCCTCGCGTGGGATTCGCGTCCCGCCGACGCTGGTGGCCAGCGATGGTTCCATCTGTACCCCGATGAAGAGATCGCTCCAGACGACCCGTTACATTGGACCAGCCCGAATCAAAATTGGAACTACATGTGCGCAGAGTGTCACTCGACCAGTATTGACAAGAACTTTCGCTTGGCCGAGAACCGCTATGAAACGACTTGGGCGGAGATCGATGTATCGTGCGAATCGTGCCACGGTCCTGCGTCGGCGCATGTTTCCTGGGCTCGGGCCCTGATTGATGGCGAGTTACGTACAGATATTCCCTCAAGTGGATTGACTCTTTCGTTGAAGGACGAACCACCCGTGGCGTGGGTGTTTGATATTGAATCTGGCGTTGCTGTGCGGACGCCGCCCCGAAATTCCCGGGTCGAGATTGAGACCTGTGCCAGATGTCATTCCCGCCGCTCAGCCCTGACGGACGACTACGTTTACGGCCGTCCACTTATGGACTCGCATCGACCAGCCCTACTCGACAGTCCGCTGTACCATCCGGATGGGCAGGTCTTAGACGAGGTGTATGTCTACGGTTCGTTCCTCCAGAGCAAAATGTTCGCGGCAGGCGTCACCTGCAGTGACTGCCACGACCCCCACAGTCTCAAGGTTCGGGGGACTGGTAATGCGATTTGTGCCGGCTGCCATCTGCCGGCCAAGTTCGATGTACCCGAACACCATTTTCATAAGGTGGACTCGCCTGGTGCTCGCTGTGTCGAGTGCCACATGCCAGCTACGCAATACATGGTCGTTGACCCGAGGCGCGATCACAGCATTCGCATTCCACGTCCTGATTTATCTATCTCGCTCGCTACGCCCAATGCCTGCAACATCTGTCACACAGATCAGTCAAATCAGTGGTCCACCGATGCGATCGAGGGTTGGTATGGGCCCGACCGTTCGTCCGCACCGCACTTCGGTACTGCGATTTATGCTGGTCGGCAAGGGTTGCCAGGTGCCGCCGAGGCTCTGCGCCGTCTAGCCGATAATCCTGTAATACCGCCTATCGTGCGGGCCACCGCGTTTTCTTTACTGGAACGTGACTTCACTCCCGAGTCCCTGTTCGTGGTGCGGCGAGCACTCACTGATCCTGACCCGCTTGTACGTGCCGCCGCAGTATCGACACTCGGACTGGTCCAGACTGAGGTGAGGTCTGAGTTGGTGGTGCCGTTACTAACCGACCCGGTACGAGCGGTGAGACTTGAAGCTGCTCGTGTGCTGGCGGGCGTGCCCCTTGATCGGTTATCAGATAGTCAACGCGTTACCCTAACGAGTACCCTCGAAGAATATCGTGTCTCACAATTAACGAATGCCGACCGGGCTGAAACCCACCTCAATCTTGGCGTGCTTGCTGTGCAGCTCGGCCGCTATGACGATGCGGAGGGTGCCTACCGTACCGCACTCCGTCTCGATTCGGGGTTCGTGGCCGCGCATCTGAACCTCGCTGATCTTTATCGACAGCAGGGCCGTGAGGCCGAAGGTGAGCAGGTTTTACGTGATGCACTTGCGGTGACTGAGGAGCCCGCGCATGTGGAGCATTCACTCGGGCTACTGCTCGTTCGCCAAGGACGACTACCAGAAGCTCTTCGGGTGTTGCGTTCGGCAGCTGAGCGTCGACCCGACCTAAGCCGATATGTGTATGTCTACGGCGTTGCACTGCAGTCAACCGGTAATGTGCTTGGTGCGCTTGAGGTGTTGTCGGCAGCCCACGAGCGGCATCCGGAAGACCGCGATCTGCTCATTGCGTTGATTACGATGCACCGAGATGCCGGTTCGCGTGAATTAGCATTGGAGTTTGCACGTAAGTTTACTGAGATCTCTCCGCGAGATGCCGTGGCTCGTCAGCTGCTCAACGATTTGGCAGGAGGGGTGAGGTAG
- a CDS encoding 2-oxoacid:acceptor oxidoreductase family protein gives MSETPKYPGIRITTNGNQLVSYYTEARLTDGGVFFPITPSTEMGELYQQYFAEGKLNVFGGSTLAIEAEGEHAAQGGATALSVTGRRVVNFTSGQGVVYASEQYYHAPGKLSTMVLEVAARALTKHALNVHCGHDDVYAVLDVGWTMVFGKDAQQAADQALILRRVCELSLTPGMNIQDGFLTSHLERTFYMHEADLIREYLGNAEDIIECPTETQRLLFGPTRRRVPRMVDLENPILLGPVQNQEHFMQGVVARRNNFVESILPMLEEAYEEFGKFTGRYYGLISGYETDDAETVYLSLGSAAENVEAAVDLLRSRGEKVGSFHLNVLRPFPEAAVINALVGRKNVIILERTDEAMAGDNPLARDVRTALEKALENGRQPTHQHLPAMSVEQMPRLFRGVYGLGSRDFRPEAILGAYEYAIGSRARTDGRRAEDGETLFVLGIDHPYEVKSAEMPSLLPEGAIAVRLHSVGGWGMITTGKNLGEIIGELGRYVAEREKSYDESGRLNELVHVSANPKYGSEKKGAPTSYFLVAAPERIRVNCDLHHVNVVLCCDPRAFTHMNPLEGLVPGGAFVWESEETVEQSWERIPPRQREFIIDNDIKVYLLSGFEIARNATDRLDLQLRMQGNSFLGAFFGVSSFLKDNGIDTERFEAVVRQQYVKKFGRLGDAVVDSNMEVMTKGFGQLRLLDPREQEAPDRSSMRGKMLLPMADSYKYNGGEASMEQPCRAPVFEVGYFDNEFRAGKGYDQPATALASVGMMASATGATASKYVARRETPVYIAENCTQCMECIVACPDTALPNAAHDLITVLRSAIMNYISEPTERRVLLDQLPVIDKSAREKMLEIAKVKGDTKFADVVRAEFDAMNGAISKETRAELYAIVDKMPVAYSKVTAIFSSKEKKAIGDGGVFMIAVSDLCKGCAACVEACGDHDALRMMPESDELNAVHLSQMAFLDTLPDTPQHYLGLYDSDEPLDSKEAALRNHLMVRKNYDALVSGDGACAGCGEKSVLRSVASVTEAYMRPLFHAKADRLRDKADQLVSGGLAKLAALSKRDPADYGRFRRVVAHMIMGLGGENDADTESRLENHGELLDQAVIDALVAVMRQEAFNHKDLQVQEGRLDNGMSVMAMGASTGCNTVYGSTPPNNPHPYPWMNSLFQDGPTVTWLFGESFIIDHARRSIVPERLADALLNGDVACSEDDYFNYTHFTDALMTHEEITELPKAWAIGGDGAMGDIGYQNLSKVILQNRPNVKVLMLDTQVYSNTGGQNSDSSVMAGGYDMNQMGEATQGKLIEKKNVAETFTAGHGSPFVAQISLANAPKFYRALLDGLDYRGTAFYQCFTTCQPEHGVADDMSLAQAQRTRDSRGMPEFVFNPMRGETYSETLELKGNPSPKTDWWEARSKVTKQKYRFTVAHWCATEARFRRHLKKVKEADLSQHTHLDDMLPRITFDDVVQRSFLNPEHRSFVPDFGVYIETEKADKVVYQLLSRQMVLFCVERRKAWRLLQSKAGLENLEYQAQRQLLKKVDAGDISLSDFLASSAAMLRDELDGKESGAANAKPASTAVSSRA, from the coding sequence GTGAGCGAAACACCGAAGTACCCGGGTATCCGGATTACGACGAACGGCAATCAGTTGGTGAGCTACTACACAGAGGCTCGCCTGACTGACGGCGGTGTGTTCTTTCCGATCACGCCTTCGACCGAGATGGGCGAGCTCTACCAGCAGTATTTTGCTGAAGGCAAGCTCAACGTGTTTGGCGGGTCTACGCTGGCCATAGAGGCGGAAGGCGAGCACGCCGCACAGGGTGGAGCCACTGCTCTTTCGGTTACCGGCCGCCGGGTTGTGAACTTCACTTCAGGCCAGGGCGTCGTGTACGCCAGCGAGCAGTATTACCACGCCCCGGGCAAGCTTTCGACGATGGTGTTGGAAGTGGCCGCGCGCGCGCTGACCAAACACGCGCTGAATGTGCATTGTGGCCACGACGATGTGTATGCGGTCCTTGATGTTGGCTGGACCATGGTCTTCGGGAAGGACGCCCAACAGGCGGCCGACCAGGCGTTGATCCTGCGCAGAGTCTGCGAGTTGTCTCTCACGCCAGGAATGAACATTCAGGACGGTTTCTTGACGTCGCATTTAGAGCGGACCTTCTACATGCACGAGGCCGACTTGATCCGTGAGTATCTGGGTAATGCTGAAGACATTATCGAGTGTCCGACTGAAACGCAGCGTCTGTTGTTTGGCCCGACACGGCGTCGGGTACCGCGGATGGTTGATTTGGAGAACCCGATTCTACTGGGTCCGGTGCAGAACCAGGAACACTTCATGCAGGGCGTCGTCGCCCGTCGGAACAACTTCGTGGAATCGATTCTTCCAATGCTTGAAGAAGCCTACGAAGAGTTTGGCAAGTTCACCGGCCGCTACTACGGTCTGATTTCTGGGTATGAAACCGACGATGCCGAGACGGTGTACTTATCTCTCGGCTCGGCTGCCGAGAACGTTGAGGCAGCGGTCGACCTGCTGCGGTCTCGCGGCGAGAAGGTAGGGTCATTCCATCTCAACGTGCTACGACCGTTCCCCGAAGCGGCAGTTATCAATGCTTTGGTCGGCAGAAAGAACGTAATCATCCTGGAGCGGACTGACGAGGCTATGGCAGGCGATAACCCGCTGGCCCGAGATGTCCGGACTGCACTTGAGAAGGCGCTGGAAAATGGTCGACAGCCCACGCATCAGCACCTGCCAGCGATGTCAGTGGAGCAGATGCCGAGGCTTTTCCGTGGAGTCTATGGTCTCGGCTCTCGGGACTTCCGTCCTGAGGCGATTCTTGGTGCGTATGAGTACGCCATCGGTAGTCGAGCTCGGACCGATGGGAGAAGGGCAGAGGACGGTGAAACCCTCTTTGTGCTCGGCATCGATCATCCCTACGAGGTCAAGTCTGCCGAGATGCCGTCATTACTGCCTGAAGGTGCGATCGCTGTGCGGCTCCATTCGGTCGGCGGCTGGGGAATGATCACAACCGGCAAGAACCTAGGGGAGATTATCGGTGAGCTTGGTCGTTACGTGGCTGAGCGAGAGAAATCCTATGATGAGTCTGGCCGTCTGAACGAACTGGTGCATGTTAGTGCTAATCCGAAGTATGGCTCCGAAAAGAAGGGAGCACCAACATCGTATTTCCTAGTGGCGGCGCCAGAGCGCATCCGCGTTAACTGCGACTTGCATCACGTTAACGTCGTGCTCTGTTGTGACCCGAGGGCTTTTACGCACATGAATCCGCTCGAAGGATTGGTGCCAGGTGGGGCCTTTGTTTGGGAGTCAGAGGAAACGGTTGAACAGAGTTGGGAACGGATTCCGCCTCGTCAGCGCGAGTTCATCATCGACAACGACATCAAGGTGTACTTACTGTCTGGCTTTGAAATAGCCAGGAATGCTACGGATCGGCTCGATTTGCAGTTGCGAATGCAAGGCAACTCGTTTCTCGGTGCGTTCTTTGGTGTCTCGAGTTTCCTGAAGGATAACGGTATCGACACGGAACGGTTTGAGGCTGTCGTGCGTCAACAGTATGTCAAAAAGTTTGGTCGGCTTGGTGACGCTGTTGTCGATTCGAACATGGAAGTCATGACCAAGGGCTTTGGCCAGCTTCGGCTGCTCGACCCGAGGGAGCAGGAAGCGCCTGACCGGTCAAGTATGCGCGGCAAGATGCTGCTGCCGATGGCTGACAGCTACAAGTATAACGGTGGCGAAGCCTCGATGGAGCAGCCGTGCCGAGCACCGGTCTTTGAGGTTGGGTATTTCGATAATGAGTTCAGGGCTGGTAAGGGTTATGACCAACCGGCAACGGCGCTGGCGTCGGTTGGCATGATGGCTTCGGCGACCGGCGCGACCGCTTCGAAATATGTTGCGCGGCGCGAAACCCCGGTGTACATCGCGGAGAACTGTACTCAGTGCATGGAGTGCATCGTCGCATGTCCTGACACTGCGCTCCCGAACGCTGCTCATGATTTAATTACCGTTCTGCGGTCAGCGATCATGAACTATATCTCTGAGCCTACTGAGCGCCGGGTGCTGCTTGACCAGCTACCTGTAATTGACAAGTCAGCTCGGGAGAAGATGCTCGAGATCGCGAAAGTCAAGGGAGACACGAAGTTTGCTGACGTTGTCCGTGCTGAGTTTGACGCCATGAACGGCGCGATCTCGAAAGAAACCCGAGCTGAGCTGTACGCCATCGTGGACAAGATGCCGGTCGCCTACAGCAAGGTGACCGCTATTTTCTCGTCCAAAGAAAAGAAGGCGATTGGTGATGGTGGGGTGTTCATGATCGCGGTTTCCGACCTGTGTAAGGGTTGTGCAGCCTGCGTGGAAGCGTGCGGCGATCACGATGCTCTTCGAATGATGCCGGAATCAGACGAGTTGAATGCCGTTCATCTCAGTCAGATGGCCTTTCTCGACACGTTGCCTGATACGCCGCAACATTATCTGGGACTCTACGATAGCGATGAACCCCTCGATTCCAAGGAGGCGGCGCTTCGTAATCACCTAATGGTGCGGAAGAACTACGATGCTCTGGTTTCCGGAGATGGTGCTTGTGCTGGCTGTGGCGAGAAGAGCGTCCTTCGCTCGGTGGCGTCGGTTACGGAGGCTTACATGCGTCCGCTCTTCCACGCTAAGGCTGATCGCCTTCGTGACAAGGCTGATCAACTTGTCAGTGGGGGGCTTGCAAAGTTGGCGGCGCTTTCTAAGCGGGATCCAGCTGATTACGGCCGCTTCCGTCGAGTCGTGGCCCACATGATTATGGGGCTCGGTGGCGAGAACGATGCTGACACCGAATCACGTCTTGAGAACCACGGTGAACTGTTGGACCAGGCGGTAATCGATGCACTCGTCGCGGTTATGCGGCAGGAAGCCTTTAATCATAAGGACTTGCAAGTGCAGGAAGGGCGCTTGGACAATGGCATGTCGGTTATGGCCATGGGGGCGAGCACGGGCTGTAATACCGTTTACGGTTCTACTCCACCCAACAATCCACATCCCTATCCGTGGATGAACTCACTATTTCAGGATGGGCCGACAGTTACTTGGCTGTTCGGTGAGAGTTTCATTATAGATCACGCACGTCGCTCGATTGTTCCTGAGCGTCTCGCGGACGCGCTGCTTAATGGAGACGTTGCTTGCTCTGAGGATGACTACTTCAACTACACGCACTTCACTGACGCTCTGATGACGCACGAAGAGATTACGGAATTGCCTAAGGCCTGGGCGATTGGTGGTGACGGCGCTATGGGCGATATCGGCTATCAGAATCTTTCAAAGGTTATCCTGCAGAATCGTCCGAACGTGAAAGTGCTGATGCTTGACACCCAGGTTTACTCGAACACTGGTGGCCAAAACTCGGATTCATCAGTGATGGCTGGTGGCTATGATATGAACCAGATGGGTGAGGCCACGCAAGGGAAACTGATCGAAAAAAAGAACGTGGCGGAGACCTTTACGGCCGGTCACGGCTCACCGTTTGTAGCCCAGATATCACTTGCGAACGCACCAAAATTCTACCGAGCGCTACTCGACGGTCTAGATTACCGGGGCACGGCGTTCTATCAGTGCTTTACTACGTGTCAGCCGGAACACGGCGTAGCTGATGACATGTCGTTGGCGCAGGCGCAGCGAACCCGCGATTCACGCGGTATGCCAGAGTTCGTGTTTAATCCGATGCGTGGAGAGACCTACAGCGAGACCCTTGAGTTAAAGGGGAATCCTTCGCCAAAGACTGACTGGTGGGAGGCGAGGAGCAAGGTGACAAAGCAGAAGTATCGGTTCACTGTGGCGCATTGGTGTGCCACGGAGGCGCGCTTCCGCCGTCATCTAAAGAAAGTGAAAGAGGCGGACTTGTCACAACACACGCACCTTGACGACATGCTACCGCGCATTACCTTCGACGATGTTGTCCAGCGTAGTTTCCTTAACCCCGAGCACCGCTCGTTCGTACCTGACTTCGGGGTATACATAGAGACCGAGAAGGCAGACAAGGTTGTATATCAGCTCCTGTCGCGTCAGATGGTCCTGTTTTGTGTGGAACGGCGGAAGGCTTGGCGATTGTTGCAGAGTAAGGCCGGGCTTGAGAACCTCGAGTATCAGGCTCAGCGCCAACTACTCAAGAAGGTTGACGCTGGAGACATTTCACTCAGCGATTTTCTGGCAAGTTCAGCGGCGATGCTACGTGATGAGCTCGACGGAAAAGAATCCGGCGCGGCTAACGCTAAACCAGCATCTACCGCTGTTTCGTCACGCGCCTAG
- a CDS encoding LysM peptidoglycan-binding domain-containing protein produces MRTPSAFLVVFATLTLQSVPGASQVTVQSSPIPPSSRDISTNEVLPLEQFSPAFLGMYRKVMEIEDEIRKHTDRYNLHYDLARAVCLYESGGNAGLSSGPGARGYFQVMPATFRSLRVDTNIEAGVKYLSMMVKQFDREDYAVAAYNAGPGRIARRRPMPLETLQYVIGVGHFRNILITHEQSIRHHANQLQLTTVKEGDDWWQLSQRLNIPIVQLRMHNPFLANRQLRVGQLIAYPTVERNDILVKIDDGLEYMSRIGDNYFNIAFALEVDINTVRDENDLWRLQSLPVNLRMRLPTDWKARHKVHTVRRGETIQSISADLKSNPWRIIRDNELWNQEIGTGMVLRVREAPPKPTYLVHRVTAGENLSVIAGRYSTTVSGIQAANSLGRRTLIRIGQQLRIPTNAATVAPTATTVIHRVTRGETLAVIARRYGTTVSAIQAANELGRRTLINIGQQLRIPTVATNQ; encoded by the coding sequence ATGCGAACCCCCTCAGCTTTCTTGGTTGTCTTTGCAACCCTAACTCTGCAGTCAGTGCCAGGAGCATCTCAAGTTACGGTCCAGTCATCCCCCATCCCACCATCAAGTCGGGACATTTCGACCAATGAGGTACTGCCGCTTGAGCAATTCTCTCCAGCCTTCCTTGGTATGTACCGGAAGGTCATGGAAATTGAAGACGAGATTCGGAAGCACACGGACCGTTATAACCTGCACTATGACCTCGCGCGCGCCGTCTGCCTGTACGAGTCAGGAGGGAATGCCGGACTCTCATCAGGGCCAGGTGCCAGAGGTTATTTCCAGGTCATGCCGGCTACCTTTCGGTCGTTGCGCGTCGATACAAACATCGAGGCTGGCGTGAAGTATCTAAGCATGATGGTTAAACAGTTTGATCGAGAGGATTACGCTGTAGCCGCTTATAACGCCGGGCCTGGCCGCATCGCTAGACGACGACCGATGCCTCTCGAGACGCTCCAATACGTCATCGGCGTGGGACACTTTCGAAATATTCTAATAACGCATGAGCAGTCTATCCGCCATCATGCCAACCAGTTACAGCTGACAACCGTCAAGGAGGGTGACGATTGGTGGCAACTCTCACAGCGATTAAACATCCCAATCGTTCAACTGCGGATGCACAATCCATTCTTAGCCAACCGACAACTTCGCGTCGGGCAACTAATTGCGTATCCGACCGTGGAACGCAACGATATTCTGGTAAAGATCGATGACGGCTTGGAATACATGAGCAGAATTGGTGATAACTACTTCAACATTGCATTCGCTCTCGAGGTGGACATTAACACCGTGCGGGACGAGAACGACCTCTGGCGATTACAGTCACTACCCGTGAACCTGCGGATGCGTCTGCCGACAGACTGGAAGGCCAGACACAAGGTGCACACCGTGCGCCGTGGGGAAACGATTCAATCGATCTCAGCAGATCTTAAGTCCAATCCATGGCGAATCATTAGGGACAATGAACTCTGGAACCAAGAGATTGGAACTGGAATGGTGCTACGAGTGAGGGAAGCGCCACCTAAGCCGACTTACCTCGTGCACCGCGTGACAGCAGGTGAGAACCTCAGTGTCATCGCGGGACGATACAGCACCACGGTTAGTGGAATACAGGCTGCCAATTCACTCGGCCGTCGGACACTCATACGCATCGGTCAACAGTTGCGCATTCCGACCAATGCTGCCACGGTCGCGCCCACGGCCACAACCGTTATACATCGCGTGACACGCGGTGAAACTCTGGCAGTGATCGCGCGACGATACGGCACCACGGTCAGTGCAATTCAGGCCGCTAACGAACTTGGGCGCCGGACACTCATCAATATCGGTCAGCAGCTGCGCATTCCGACCGTTGCTACCAACCAGTAG
- a CDS encoding aminotransferase class V-fold PLP-dependent enzyme: protein MTVLAAGLSAAPLHSKSPFSESPPETEPQSWRERLDSSGGLDDAYWEKVRQEFNIVDGITYMNNGTMGPVPRSVVEAQTRYLIDIAADPRIGGWNRVEPVREKLARFVGANADEIVLTRSTTEGMKIFSRGLDLGRGDEVLMSSHEHPGGYGPWRAREDRDGIIVRTVDIPAPPNSVDEVIDICERALRPETRVLVVSYPIFVTGLLMPIKGLAEMAHRHNVLLSVDGAHALGMLDLDLHDMGCDHFTTAGQKWLLAGSGTGMAYFSNEIQDRVWSDVAWPFPLQGARKYESSGQRHLPSALGMGDALDFQLAIGKTNIQTRVRQLAKRLKDGLRDLPAVGLGTSGSAEMSGGLTTFYIDGVPKANIQQALMDREEIYLPGSGLNDFACRVSTHFYNTADEVDRVIQVIQHIVENRADYARVG from the coding sequence ATGACAGTACTTGCGGCTGGACTGTCAGCAGCCCCGCTCCACTCAAAATCGCCATTTTCCGAAAGTCCACCTGAAACTGAGCCACAGTCCTGGCGCGAACGTCTCGATTCATCTGGCGGCCTCGACGACGCTTACTGGGAAAAAGTTCGCCAGGAGTTCAACATCGTTGATGGTATCACCTACATGAATAACGGCACGATGGGTCCGGTGCCGAGGTCAGTCGTTGAAGCCCAAACACGCTATCTGATTGATATAGCTGCCGATCCACGTATCGGTGGATGGAACCGAGTCGAGCCAGTCCGCGAAAAACTCGCAAGATTCGTCGGTGCAAACGCCGACGAAATCGTCCTGACCAGAAGTACAACCGAGGGAATGAAGATTTTCAGCCGTGGTCTCGACCTTGGACGAGGGGACGAAGTGCTGATGTCATCGCACGAACACCCGGGTGGCTATGGCCCTTGGCGTGCACGGGAGGACCGGGACGGCATAATCGTCAGAACGGTCGATATTCCTGCCCCACCTAACAGTGTCGATGAAGTAATCGACATCTGCGAACGAGCACTCCGTCCAGAGACCCGCGTCCTCGTGGTGAGCTACCCGATCTTCGTTACCGGGCTATTGATGCCAATTAAGGGATTAGCGGAAATGGCGCACCGGCATAATGTGCTGCTGTCAGTTGATGGTGCACACGCACTTGGAATGCTCGATCTGGACCTCCATGACATGGGCTGTGACCACTTCACGACGGCTGGCCAGAAGTGGCTCCTCGCCGGCAGCGGTACCGGCATGGCCTACTTCAGCAATGAGATTCAAGACAGGGTGTGGAGTGATGTGGCGTGGCCGTTTCCACTACAGGGTGCCAGGAAGTATGAATCCTCAGGCCAGCGTCACCTACCGTCTGCACTCGGTATGGGCGACGCCCTCGATTTCCAGCTCGCAATCGGTAAGACGAACATCCAGACCCGCGTCCGCCAGTTGGCAAAGCGCCTGAAGGATGGACTCAGGGATCTTCCGGCGGTGGGCTTGGGTACGTCGGGGTCTGCTGAGATGAGTGGCGGGCTAACGACCTTCTACATCGACGGCGTGCCAAAGGCTAATATTCAACAGGCGCTAATGGACCGGGAAGAAATCTATTTACCTGGGAGTGGCCTAAACGACTTCGCCTGTCGAGTCTCGACCCACTTCTACAACACGGCCGACGAAGTCGATCGTGTAATACAAGTGATACAACATATTGTGGAAAATCGAGCCGATTACGCCAGGGTGGGCTAG